Below is a genomic region from Persicimonas caeni.
GCCTTCTCGGGCCTGGAGACGCAGAGTCACGAATCAACCGAGACGCCCGCGCCCGAGACTCCCTCGCCGTTGCAGGTGCCGCCGACCTGGCGCATTGCCGGACGCCAAGGTTCCTCGGTGCAACTCAGCGGGGCCGGGCTGGGCTTGTTCGGACTGCGCGAGATCCCGATGGTCGACCGCGACGACGAACGCGATCTGATCTGGGAGGCGCTTCGCCGGGCCGTCGACGAGGGGCGGCCGCGGGCCGTGCTCCTGACCGGAGCCTCGGGCACGGGCAAGAGCCGGCTGACCGACTGGATGTGCACTCGCGCCGACGAACTCGGCGTCGCCACGGTGCTGCGCGCCTCGCACAGTCACACCGCGGCGGTCAACGAGGGTGTGGCGGGCATGCTGGAGGACTACTTTGCCTGTTGGGGGGCGACTCGCGAGGAGACCCGCGAGCGGGTACGTGCCGGTCTCGAGCGCGTCGGCGGCGTGGCGGAGCAGGACCCGACGCACGACACGAGCGACGACGTGAGCGCATTGGTCGAGCTGATCCGCCCGGTGGGAGAGACGGCCACCGCAGAGGAGCGCTACCGGTTTTCCTCGCCCCGCGAGCGCCATGCGGTGGTGGCTCGTTTGGTGCGCCGGCTCGCGGGGCGTCGCGCGGTCATCATCTGGCTCGACGAGGTTCAGTGGAGCTCCGAGTCGATCGCGTTGGTCGAGCACGTGCTTCGGAGCGACCGCGAGATGCCCGTGCTCTTCGTGCTCACGGCGCGCTCCGAGGCGCTCGGCGACGATGAGCACGTCGCCGCAAAGCTCGATGCGCTGGCGGAACTACCCGGGTGCGTGCACCGAGATGTGGGCAACCTGCCGTCACACTATCAACTCGAGCTCGTCCACGAGATGCTCACGCTCGAGCCCGAGTTGGCCGAGCAGGTCGTCGCTCACACCGGCGGCAACCCGCTCTTCGCCGTGCAGCTTGTGGGGGACTGGGTCGAGCGCGGCGCGTTGAGCTCGTCGCACCGGGGCTATCAGCTCAACGAGGATCTCGGTGACGCCGTGCCGGCGACAATTCGCGAGCTCGTCGAAGCGCGGCTGGCGCGGTTGATCGCGGGCGGTCCGGCGGAAGAAGGTGCGCAGGATGACGAGGCACTGGAGCTGGCCGCGGCGCTGGGCATGCGTGTGGACGCAGACGATTGGGACGCAGCGTGTCGGCACGCCGGGTTGGAGGTCGAGCTCGGTCGGCTGACCGAGGCGTTGGTCGACAGCGGTCTGGCCGAGCGCCTGCACCGTGGCTGGAGCTTCGCGCACGGCGTGGTGCGCCAATGTCTCGAAGCCCGAGCGCGCCGTGAAGGCCGGTGGCAAACCCATCACGCAGCCTGTGCGAAGATGCTCGAGGACCGAGGCGGCAACGACACGCCCTCGGCCGCGGTTCGCCTGGCCGAGCACTGGTTGGAGGCCGGACAGCCGGAGTGTGCGATCGGTCCGCTACTCTTTGCGGCAACCGAACTCGTCGAACGGGGAGAACACACTCGGGCGCAGGATCTACTCGACAGGCGCGAGGAGGCTCTGGCGCATATGGAGATTGGAACCGACGAGCGTGCTTGGTCCCAGGGCTGGGTAGTCCGTGCGCGCAGCCTGATGGCGCACGGGCCGAATCCGGAGAGCCTCGAATACTTTGATCGCGTCGAGCACTGCGCCCGCGAATCTGGCTGCCGCGACCTCCTCGCGGCGGCCGGCCACCTGCGCGGCATCGACGCGAGCCGCCGCGGCGACTCCGATGCAGGCCTCGCCTATTTCGAACAGAGCCGACGCGACGCGACGGCCGTCGGCGACCAGAGCTTGGTGGCCCATAACACCCGCTGGATCGGCACCTTGCGCCAAGCTCGCGCCGAGTTCGAGCTCGCCCAGGAGTCTTTCGAGCAGGCGATGCGAGACTTCGAGCGTCTCGCCGACGACCAGTATCACGGCGAGGCGCATAACGAGTTGGCCTATCTGTGTTTGCAGCGTGGCGACCTCGACGGGGCCGAGGCGCTCTTGGAGCAGGCTCTCGCGTTTTGGGAGAATTCGCCCACACGCAATCCGCTGGGGTTGGCGAATACCTACAATATCCTAGGCGAAGTCTATCGCCAGCGCGCCCGTCCGGCCGAGGCGTTGGCGCACTACCGGCGCGCGCTGCGTATCTACGAGCGCACCGAGCTCGACAACTTCGCCCACGTCACCCGGCTCAATATCGGCCTGGCGCTCGTCCTCGACGAGCAGTTTGCCCAGGCGCGCGAGGTCCTCGAGGATGTCGAGCACTCGTTGCACGCGCCGACTCGGGCGATGTGCAGGCTGGCGTTGCTCTCGTGTGCCGCCGACGAAGAGACTTGGGATGATTGGGACCGGTGGGCCGACGAGGCAATCGCGTGGTTCGAGGAGCACGAGTTTTTCGAGCAGGCCAACGCCTGGGCGGCCGAGGTCGCCGGCGAGCGTGCCGCCTCCCGCGGCCGGCTCGAGCGTGCACGACGGGTGTGGGAGCTCTCCGAGCGCCAGTGGCGGGCCATCGGCGACACCCAATCAGCCGCGCGGGTGGCCGATCGCATCGCCGCGCTGGCGAAATAGGTGAGCCTTCGAGATGTTTTTATGAATCGAATCGACGCTCAAAGGGGTCCAACTGTTGAGGTCACTAGACTTCGAGCGACCTGTCGGCGATCGTTGTGCAGACTGAAGACCGAGGACCGAATCATGAAGCGTAGCGTCCACATTATCATCGCCTGTGCCACCCTCGTCGCGTTCACCTGGGGGTGCGACGGCAGCACACTCGGCTCGAGCAAGAGCGCCACCGAAACCCGCGGCGCAGCCCTCCAGCAGACGACTGCCGACGAGAAGACCGAGGCCGAAGCGCACAACCACGACTTCGAGCATATCGACTACTCGGAGGTGCCCGACAAGAAGGCCGACCCCGACCTGAAGCTGACCGAAGAGCAGTGGAAGGAGCGCCTGTCGGACGAGGAGTACGAGATCCTGCGCGAGAGCGGCACCGAGCCGGCGTTTACCGGCGAGTTGCTCAAAATCAAGAAGCAGGGCGTGTACGTGTGCGGTGGCTGCGGCGAGCCGTTGTTCTCGTCCGAGACCAAGTTCAAGTCAGGCACGGGCTGGCCGAGCTTCTACGACGCCGTCGAAGACGGCACGGTGGGGTTGGCCAAGGACAACAAGTACGGCATGCAGCGCGTCGAGGTCTACTGCACCAACTGCGGTGGCCACCTCGGCCACGTCTTCAACGACGGCCCGGCGCCGACCGGCCTTCGCTACTGCATCAACTCGGCCGCGCTCGAGTTCGTGGAGGGTGATGTCGAGGAAGGTCAGTCCGGCGAAGCCGCCACCGACGAATAAGAGCGCGACGAGTAAGATCGCCGAGCAGGATTCAGACGGCGCGCCGCTTCCAACCGCAGTCCTTGCAGCGGTGCTTGGGGACCATCAAAAAGACGCCCCACAGCGCCAAGATCCCGCTCACTCCCAGAGTGGGAATCGCGCCGACAAACCCCACCATCACCAGCGCCCAACCAAAGATCACCCCGAAGACCGAGCGGCGGCGCACTACGCGCTCGCTGCTGCATTCGGGGCACTCTGCGTATTCTTTTCGATGAGCTGCGATGGGGGACCTCACGGGGCATCGGACTTCTAGGTCGCTTCGTACAACATGCGCCGGTTCGGCGCAATTTCGGGTTCGTGATGTAAG
It encodes:
- the msrB gene encoding peptide-methionine (R)-S-oxide reductase MsrB, with translation MPDKKADPDLKLTEEQWKERLSDEEYEILRESGTEPAFTGELLKIKKQGVYVCGGCGEPLFSSETKFKSGTGWPSFYDAVEDGTVGLAKDNKYGMQRVEVYCTNCGGHLGHVFNDGPAPTGLRYCINSAALEFVEGDVEEGQSGEAATDE
- a CDS encoding serine/threonine-protein kinase; amino-acid sequence: MANSLGGAPIPCHAFDLLEPLGSGGMAEVWRAEHRAQKTPVAIKVITARQARQSAYVDRFRREVQAVAGLNHPGIVGVFDYGQIPDEAASRHPRLVAGSPFLAMELMSGGSLASLPTSSSWADLRALLASMLDALAHAHARGVIHRDLKPANVLFDRRTDGRLTIKLADFGIAHALRRRCEMPVTNSPSSSVGTPLYMPPEQFEGRWRDFGPWTDLYALGAMAYEMASGHPPFVAENPVKLAIMHMSKAPPRMHPRFDVPAGFEEWVQRLLIKEPHARFERAADAARALAALPDCAPALRQTSPGLPAEAPLPRDPSHEDLADTLFEVVGETLAMPGVEALATQASEHAATEHLPREAFSGLETQSHESTETPAPETPSPLQVPPTWRIAGRQGSSVQLSGAGLGLFGLREIPMVDRDDERDLIWEALRRAVDEGRPRAVLLTGASGTGKSRLTDWMCTRADELGVATVLRASHSHTAAVNEGVAGMLEDYFACWGATREETRERVRAGLERVGGVAEQDPTHDTSDDVSALVELIRPVGETATAEERYRFSSPRERHAVVARLVRRLAGRRAVIIWLDEVQWSSESIALVEHVLRSDREMPVLFVLTARSEALGDDEHVAAKLDALAELPGCVHRDVGNLPSHYQLELVHEMLTLEPELAEQVVAHTGGNPLFAVQLVGDWVERGALSSSHRGYQLNEDLGDAVPATIRELVEARLARLIAGGPAEEGAQDDEALELAAALGMRVDADDWDAACRHAGLEVELGRLTEALVDSGLAERLHRGWSFAHGVVRQCLEARARREGRWQTHHAACAKMLEDRGGNDTPSAAVRLAEHWLEAGQPECAIGPLLFAATELVERGEHTRAQDLLDRREEALAHMEIGTDERAWSQGWVVRARSLMAHGPNPESLEYFDRVEHCARESGCRDLLAAAGHLRGIDASRRGDSDAGLAYFEQSRRDATAVGDQSLVAHNTRWIGTLRQARAEFELAQESFEQAMRDFERLADDQYHGEAHNELAYLCLQRGDLDGAEALLEQALAFWENSPTRNPLGLANTYNILGEVYRQRARPAEALAHYRRALRIYERTELDNFAHVTRLNIGLALVLDEQFAQAREVLEDVEHSLHAPTRAMCRLALLSCAADEETWDDWDRWADEAIAWFEEHEFFEQANAWAAEVAGERAASRGRLERARRVWELSERQWRAIGDTQSAARVADRIAALAK